In one Micromonospora polyrhachis genomic region, the following are encoded:
- a CDS encoding DEAD/DEAH box helicase has product MTTPAINTFADTQLAPVLHAALAANGITEPFPIQAATLPDSLAGRDVLGRGRTGSGKTLAFGLPLLSRTAGRRARPGQPLALVLVPTRELAQQVTTALAPYAQAVKLRCATVVGGLSLRRQADALRAGAEVVVATPGRLHDLIDRGDCRLDQVAITVLDEADQMADMGFLPQVTKLLEQVAPNGQRMLFSATLDRGVDRLVRRFLTNPVSHSVDPGTATVTAMTHHVLHVELADKAATLTQIAAREGRTILFMGTKHRADRLARQLLAAGVRAAALHGGKSQPQRTRILEQFRTGQVTTLVATDVAARGIHVDGLDLVVNVDPPTEAKDYLHRGGRTARAGESGGVVTLVLPEQRRDVSRLMSTAGIKPESIRVRPGDPELVRVTGARVPSGVPATIAPPAQPAAAAKPAPAARSAHRGSGRPRRPRRRPGQQSTT; this is encoded by the coding sequence ATGACTACCCCTGCCATCAATACGTTCGCCGACACACAGTTGGCGCCCGTGCTGCACGCCGCGCTGGCCGCGAACGGCATCACCGAGCCGTTCCCGATCCAGGCGGCCACCCTGCCCGACTCGCTCGCCGGTCGGGACGTACTCGGCCGGGGCCGTACCGGTTCCGGTAAGACCCTCGCCTTCGGCCTGCCGCTGCTGTCCCGGACCGCCGGTCGCCGAGCCCGCCCGGGCCAGCCGCTGGCCCTGGTGCTGGTGCCCACCCGTGAACTCGCCCAGCAGGTCACCACGGCGCTGGCACCGTACGCCCAGGCGGTCAAGCTGCGGTGTGCCACCGTGGTCGGTGGCCTGTCGCTGCGCCGTCAGGCGGACGCCCTGCGGGCCGGTGCCGAGGTCGTCGTGGCCACACCGGGCCGGCTGCACGACCTGATCGACCGGGGGGACTGCCGGCTCGACCAGGTGGCCATCACGGTGCTGGACGAGGCCGACCAGATGGCCGACATGGGCTTCCTGCCGCAGGTCACGAAGCTGCTGGAGCAGGTCGCCCCGAACGGGCAGCGGATGCTCTTCTCCGCCACCCTGGACCGGGGGGTCGACCGGCTGGTCCGGCGGTTCCTGACCAACCCGGTGTCGCATTCGGTCGACCCGGGCACCGCCACCGTCACCGCGATGACCCACCATGTCCTGCACGTGGAGTTGGCCGACAAGGCCGCCACGCTCACCCAGATCGCCGCCCGCGAGGGCCGCACCATCCTGTTCATGGGTACGAAGCACCGTGCGGACCGCCTGGCCCGGCAACTGCTGGCCGCCGGCGTACGGGCGGCGGCCCTGCACGGTGGCAAGTCGCAGCCGCAGCGGACCCGGATCCTGGAGCAGTTTCGCACCGGCCAGGTGACCACCCTGGTCGCGACCGACGTGGCGGCGCGCGGCATCCACGTCGACGGGCTCGACCTGGTGGTCAACGTGGACCCGCCGACGGAGGCCAAGGACTACCTGCACCGGGGCGGCCGGACCGCTCGGGCCGGTGAGTCGGGCGGTGTGGTCACCCTGGTGCTGCCGGAGCAGCGCCGGGACGTGTCCCGGCTGATGAGCACCGCCGGGATCAAGCCGGAGTCGATTCGGGTCCGCCCCGGTGACCCGGAGTTGGTCCGGGTGACCGGGGCGCGCGTTCCGTCCGGGGTGCCGGCGACCATTGCGCCACCGGCCCAGCCGGCAGCGGCGGCTAAACCGGCACCGGCGGCTCGATCCGCGCACCGTGGCTCCGGTCGGCCGCGTCGCCCCCGGCGTCGCCCGGGTCAGCAGTCGACAACCTAG
- a CDS encoding serine hydrolase domain-containing protein — protein sequence MKILARLVTGVAFLAALLTSALPAAGTPPADEFAEVDSYLSRQLADLQTPGSGVAIVRGDQVVYQRAWGVDGDGQPVTGQTPFLLGSVAKPFTALAVLQLVEAGRVALDTPVRHYLPWFRVADPAATELITVRQLLTHTSGLPGIEGSNLTDRADNTPDGLTRSVRDLARLRPTAAPGQTHQYSSANYQILGALVEAVTGQPFGTYLRRDVLDPLDMRHTATTSAEAAAVGLTAGHRYHFGRPQRFDLPYDTSGVPYGYLAASLDDLTHFAIAQLNDGRYGNTRLLSASGIAQAHTNQMPVGGGGRYGLGWRDTVLTGTGTDTDTRIVWHAGAVPNSFSHVLLVPGSDLAVVVLSNVYSLAMDPPLTGIAFDVARILHGGAPTMAEPDPLLTGALIAMVTIAGLLLAGLVWTLVRAIRRRRSANRPSGAPTRGRLLATTVGWLVGCAALAIGAVWGLPAASGAGPAQVLLWAPDLGQTSVAVAVLATTLALVRIVLAGHALADLRRARLSTADPGDAGGDAADRSHGARIEPPVPV from the coding sequence ATGAAGATCCTTGCACGCCTGGTGACAGGCGTGGCCTTTCTGGCCGCCCTACTCACCTCAGCCCTGCCAGCGGCCGGTACGCCGCCGGCCGACGAGTTCGCCGAAGTGGACTCGTACCTGAGCCGACAGCTGGCCGACCTCCAGACACCGGGCAGTGGCGTGGCGATCGTGCGGGGCGACCAGGTCGTCTACCAGCGAGCCTGGGGTGTCGACGGCGACGGCCAGCCGGTCACCGGGCAGACGCCGTTCCTGTTGGGCTCGGTCGCCAAACCGTTCACCGCACTGGCGGTGCTGCAACTGGTCGAGGCGGGACGGGTGGCCCTCGACACACCGGTCCGGCACTACCTCCCGTGGTTCCGCGTCGCCGATCCGGCGGCGACGGAGCTGATCACCGTACGGCAACTCCTGACCCACACCAGCGGCCTGCCCGGCATCGAGGGCAGTAACCTGACCGACCGGGCCGACAACACCCCGGACGGCCTGACCCGGTCGGTACGGGACCTCGCCCGGCTACGCCCTACTGCCGCCCCGGGGCAGACCCACCAGTACAGCAGCGCCAACTACCAGATCCTCGGTGCGCTCGTCGAGGCGGTCACCGGGCAACCGTTCGGGACGTACCTGCGACGCGACGTGCTCGATCCGCTGGACATGCGGCACACCGCCACCACTTCGGCCGAGGCGGCGGCGGTCGGCCTCACCGCCGGCCACCGTTACCACTTCGGTCGCCCGCAACGCTTCGACCTCCCGTACGACACCTCCGGTGTGCCGTACGGCTATCTGGCGGCGAGCCTCGACGATCTGACCCACTTCGCCATCGCTCAGCTCAACGACGGGCGGTACGGGAATACCCGACTGCTCTCCGCTTCGGGCATCGCGCAGGCGCACACCAATCAGATGCCCGTCGGTGGCGGTGGCCGATACGGGCTGGGCTGGCGGGACACCGTTCTCACCGGCACCGGCACCGACACCGACACCCGGATCGTCTGGCACGCCGGGGCCGTCCCCAACTCCTTCAGCCACGTCCTGCTCGTACCCGGCTCGGACCTGGCGGTGGTCGTACTGTCCAATGTCTACAGCCTGGCGATGGACCCACCGCTGACCGGCATCGCGTTCGACGTCGCCCGGATCCTGCACGGCGGCGCCCCCACCATGGCGGAGCCGGACCCCCTCCTGACCGGGGCACTCATCGCCATGGTCACGATCGCCGGCCTGCTGCTCGCCGGTCTGGTGTGGACGCTGGTACGGGCAATCCGGCGGCGTCGGTCGGCAAATCGGCCGAGCGGGGCACCGACCCGGGGCCGGCTCCTCGCCACCACCGTCGGCTGGCTGGTCGGCTGCGCCGCCCTGGCGATCGGGGCAGTCTGGGGGCTACCCGCCGCGTCGGGTGCCGGCCCGGCGCAGGTGCTGCTCTGGGCACCGGACCTCGGGCAGACCAGCGTGGCCGTCGCGGTGCTCGCCACCACGCTCGCGCTGGTCCGCATCGTCCTCGCCGGACACGCTCTGGCCGACCTGCGCCGCGCTAGGTTGTCGACTGCTGACCCGGGCGACGCCGGGGGCGACGCGGCCGACCGGAGCCACGGTGCGCGGATCGAGCCGCCGGTGCCGGTTTAG
- a CDS encoding ArsR/SmtB family transcription factor: MHDEAGLPSDSGLSGDSGLAGGSGPTDGSGPSGDELLLVLAALASPHRLRIIAALTPGRNYVSELARQLQMNRPLLYMHLQRLEAAGLVNGTLETSRDGSSVKYFEVVPFAMALTPEAIAEAVRTLSTESPEKKGK, encoded by the coding sequence ATGCACGACGAAGCGGGACTGCCCAGCGACTCAGGACTGTCGGGCGACTCAGGACTGGCCGGTGGCTCAGGACCTACCGACGGCTCAGGGCCGTCGGGCGACGAACTGCTGCTGGTGCTGGCCGCCCTGGCCAGTCCCCATCGGCTACGGATCATCGCCGCGCTCACTCCCGGACGGAACTACGTCAGCGAACTCGCCCGCCAGCTCCAGATGAACCGCCCGCTGCTCTACATGCACCTCCAGCGCCTTGAAGCTGCCGGCCTGGTCAACGGCACGTTGGAGACATCCCGGGACGGCAGCTCGGTGAAGTACTTCGAGGTGGTGCCGTTCGCGATGGCACTCACCCCGGAGGCGATCGCGGAAGCCGTACGGACCCTGAGCACCGAAAGCCCCGAAAAGAAAGGGAAGTAA
- a CDS encoding ABC transporter permease, with the protein MASDTITTTATTDAANREADAATQEADAAARGADAATRGTGRETISGLDALEIASREKTASRARLLWASTWPKLTALGLAVLAWQAVVWSGWKPEYALPGPVTVGRDLGGYLVDPALWNGLATTGRRAVVGFAAAVTVGLLLGLAVARVRVLRAALGSMITALQTMPSIAWFPLAILLFQLSEQAIFFVVVLGAAPSIANGVIHGVDYVPPLLLRAGRNLGARGISLYRYVIAPAALPAIVAGLKQGWAFAWRSLMAGELLVVIATKTSIGAQLTYARELSDAERLIAIMIVILLVGLLVDAAFGAADRAIRRRWGILDSTAG; encoded by the coding sequence ATGGCCAGTGACACGATCACCACCACCGCGACTACCGACGCCGCCAATCGGGAGGCTGACGCCGCCACCCAGGAAGCCGACGCGGCCGCTCGGGGAGCTGACGCCGCCACCCGGGGAACCGGCCGGGAGACCATCTCCGGGCTCGACGCCCTGGAGATCGCCAGTCGGGAGAAGACCGCCTCTCGGGCCCGGCTGCTCTGGGCCTCGACCTGGCCCAAGCTCACCGCTCTCGGCCTGGCGGTGCTGGCCTGGCAGGCGGTGGTCTGGAGTGGCTGGAAGCCCGAGTACGCCCTGCCCGGTCCGGTGACGGTCGGCCGGGACCTGGGCGGTTACCTGGTCGACCCGGCACTCTGGAACGGCCTGGCGACCACCGGCCGGCGGGCCGTCGTGGGCTTCGCCGCAGCGGTGACGGTAGGTCTGCTCCTGGGCCTGGCCGTGGCCCGGGTACGGGTGTTACGCGCCGCCCTCGGCTCCATGATCACGGCCTTGCAGACCATGCCGTCGATCGCCTGGTTCCCCCTGGCGATCCTGCTGTTCCAACTCAGCGAACAGGCCATCTTCTTCGTGGTGGTGCTCGGCGCGGCACCCTCGATCGCCAACGGCGTCATCCACGGCGTCGACTACGTACCGCCCCTGTTGCTGCGGGCCGGCCGCAACCTGGGAGCCCGGGGCATCAGCCTCTACCGGTACGTCATCGCACCGGCCGCGTTGCCGGCGATCGTGGCCGGCCTCAAGCAGGGCTGGGCGTTCGCCTGGCGCAGTCTGATGGCTGGTGAACTGCTGGTGGTCATCGCGACGAAGACCTCCATCGGCGCACAGCTCACCTATGCCCGGGAACTGTCCGATGCCGAGCGGCTGATCGCGATCATGATCGTGATCCTGCTGGTGGGGCTGCTGGTGGACGCGGCATTCGGCGCGGCCGACCGGGCCATCCGCCGACGTTGGGGGATATTGGACAGCACGGCCGGCTGA
- a CDS encoding ABC transporter ATP-binding protein, whose translation MTTRTAPQRTTTAVALSGVTKVYGRGDNAVLALDGVDLDVRAGEFVCLVGASGCGKSTLLNLVAGLDQVTSGAVQLTGDSLDGPAVRPGFMFQEPALFPWLTVAANIEVPLKLRGLARADRRAQVAELLETVHLTGFGRHRPHELSGGMRQRVALARTLALDTPVLLMDEPFGALDAMTRDLLHDELERIWSQRRLTVLFVTHNVREAARLADRIVLLSSRPGRIIHDTRVDVPRPRRIDSPEIAAIAAEVTDRLRTEVGRHGQ comes from the coding sequence ATGACCACCCGTACCGCACCGCAGCGCACGACCACCGCCGTCGCACTCTCCGGCGTGACCAAGGTGTACGGCCGGGGCGACAACGCCGTACTGGCCCTGGACGGGGTGGACCTCGACGTCCGGGCCGGCGAGTTCGTCTGCCTCGTCGGCGCCTCCGGCTGCGGCAAAAGCACCCTGCTCAACCTGGTCGCCGGGCTCGACCAGGTGACCTCCGGGGCGGTCCAACTCACCGGCGACTCGCTCGACGGTCCAGCCGTCCGGCCCGGGTTCATGTTCCAGGAACCGGCCCTCTTCCCCTGGCTGACCGTGGCGGCCAACATCGAGGTGCCGTTGAAGCTGCGCGGCCTCGCCCGCGCCGACCGCCGGGCCCAAGTCGCCGAACTGCTGGAGACGGTCCACCTGACCGGATTCGGCCGGCACCGCCCGCACGAACTCTCCGGCGGAATGCGGCAACGGGTGGCGTTGGCCCGCACGCTCGCCCTGGACACCCCGGTGCTGCTGATGGACGAGCCGTTCGGGGCGCTGGACGCGATGACCCGCGACCTGCTACACGACGAACTGGAACGGATCTGGTCGCAGCGGCGACTGACCGTCCTCTTCGTCACCCACAACGTACGCGAGGCGGCCCGCCTCGCCGACCGGATCGTGCTGCTCTCCAGCCGGCCCGGCCGAATCATCCACGACACCCGGGTCGATGTACCCCGGCCACGCCGGATCGACTCCCCCGAGATCGCGGCCATCGCCGCCGAGGTCACCGACCGACTGCGTACGGAGGTGGGCCGCCATGGCCAGTGA
- a CDS encoding ABC transporter substrate-binding protein: MRRLPYRRLGTLAALAAVAVATLGTTGCGSDDSATANGGPVTLRLGYFPNITHAPAVVGVERGIFAEKLGSNVKLDTKTFNAGPAAIEAIFSGALDATYIGPNPTVNAHSKSKGDAVRVISGAASGGVALVVKPGIDSAEDLRGKKIATPQLGNTQDVAIRHWLKEKGLRTTREGGGDVQIVPQENAQTVETFGTGAIDGAWVPEPFVSRLVNAGGKVLVDERDLWPDKRFVITNLIVSTKFLKAHPDVVRKLVEGQVAANEFVNSRPDEAQQAISAHIGKITGKPLDLALIKQAWTTLEFLNDPIASSLRTGLDHAVAVELTQPVDLDGLYDLSYLNEVLKAQGKTEIPQP; encoded by the coding sequence ATGAGACGTCTCCCGTACCGCCGACTCGGCACCCTGGCCGCCCTCGCGGCCGTGGCCGTCGCGACGCTCGGCACCACCGGGTGCGGCAGCGACGACAGCGCGACCGCCAACGGCGGCCCGGTCACCCTCCGGCTCGGCTACTTTCCGAACATCACCCACGCCCCCGCTGTGGTCGGCGTGGAACGCGGCATCTTCGCCGAGAAGCTCGGCAGCAACGTCAAGCTCGACACCAAGACCTTCAATGCCGGCCCAGCCGCCATCGAGGCGATCTTCTCCGGCGCGTTGGACGCCACCTACATCGGCCCGAACCCGACGGTCAACGCCCACTCCAAGTCCAAGGGCGACGCGGTACGCGTCATCTCCGGTGCCGCCTCCGGCGGGGTGGCCCTGGTCGTCAAGCCCGGGATCGACAGCGCCGAGGACCTACGCGGCAAGAAGATCGCCACTCCGCAGTTGGGCAACACCCAGGACGTGGCCATCCGCCACTGGCTCAAGGAGAAGGGACTCCGGACCACCAGGGAGGGCGGCGGCGACGTACAGATCGTGCCGCAGGAGAACGCGCAGACCGTGGAGACCTTCGGCACCGGGGCCATCGACGGTGCCTGGGTCCCCGAACCGTTCGTCTCCCGACTGGTCAACGCCGGCGGCAAGGTGCTGGTCGACGAGCGGGACCTGTGGCCGGACAAGCGGTTCGTCATCACCAACCTGATCGTCAGTACGAAGTTCCTCAAGGCCCACCCGGACGTGGTACGCAAGCTCGTCGAAGGTCAGGTGGCCGCCAACGAGTTCGTCAACAGCCGCCCCGACGAGGCGCAGCAGGCGATCTCCGCGCACATTGGCAAGATCACCGGCAAGCCGCTCGACCTCGCACTCATCAAGCAGGCCTGGACCACGTTGGAGTTCCTCAACGACCCGATCGCGTCCTCACTCAGGACCGGACTGGACCACGCGGTCGCCGTCGAGCTGACCCAGCCGGTCGACCTCGACGGCCTGTACGACCTGAGCTACCTCAACGAGGTACTCAAGGCCCAGGGCAAGACCGAAATCCCCCAGCCATGA
- a CDS encoding M16 family metallopeptidase, which translates to MAARRSRIPATKYPVERFTLDNGLRVVLTPDRSAPVIGVAVVYDVGIRSEPEGRTGFAHLFEHLMFQGSESLEKLAHFRHVQGAGGTFNGSTHLDYTDYYETLPSNALERALFLEADRMRGPRLTEENLRNQVDVVKEEIRVNVLNRPYGGFPWLKLPPVMFDTFPNAHDGYGSFDDLESATVADAADFFDRYYACGNAVLAVSGDLDVAEATALVERHFGDVPARPAPTRPDFAEPDLTAERRESYVDRLAPLPAVASGWRVPDPITHFADYLPYVVLAEVLTDGDASRLVERLVLRDRTVTSVGGYLGFMGDPFDVRDPTVLLLQSHLPPGGDVDKVLRTVDEELDRLATDGLADGELDRIQARMATHLLRDTDAVLGRALQMAVLEQQRGEPGLLNELPRLVGEVTEEQVRTAAAALKPQRRASIEVVPGGGK; encoded by the coding sequence GTGGCGGCGCGGAGATCGAGAATTCCAGCGACGAAGTATCCGGTCGAGCGGTTCACCCTCGACAACGGCCTTCGGGTGGTGCTCACCCCCGACCGCAGTGCCCCGGTGATCGGGGTCGCGGTCGTCTACGACGTGGGCATCCGATCCGAACCGGAGGGGCGGACCGGCTTCGCGCATCTCTTCGAACACCTGATGTTCCAGGGCTCGGAGAGTCTGGAGAAGCTGGCGCACTTCCGGCACGTGCAGGGGGCCGGCGGCACCTTCAACGGCTCCACCCACCTGGACTACACCGACTACTACGAGACGTTGCCCAGCAACGCTCTCGAACGGGCGCTCTTCCTCGAAGCGGACCGGATGCGCGGCCCTCGGCTGACCGAGGAGAACCTGCGCAACCAGGTCGACGTGGTCAAGGAGGAGATCCGGGTCAACGTGCTCAACCGGCCGTACGGCGGTTTCCCCTGGCTGAAGCTGCCCCCGGTCATGTTCGACACGTTCCCCAACGCCCACGACGGCTACGGGTCCTTCGACGACCTGGAGAGCGCCACCGTCGCCGACGCGGCCGACTTCTTCGACCGCTACTACGCCTGCGGCAACGCGGTCCTCGCGGTCAGCGGTGACCTGGACGTCGCTGAGGCCACCGCGCTGGTCGAGCGGCACTTCGGGGACGTGCCGGCCCGACCCGCCCCGACCCGCCCGGACTTCGCCGAGCCGGACCTCACCGCCGAGCGGCGTGAGTCGTACGTCGACCGGCTGGCGCCGCTACCCGCCGTGGCCAGCGGTTGGCGGGTGCCCGACCCGATCACCCACTTCGCCGACTACCTGCCCTACGTGGTGCTCGCCGAGGTGCTGACCGACGGGGACGCCTCCCGGCTCGTCGAGCGCCTGGTGCTGCGCGACCGTACGGTCACCAGCGTCGGCGGTTACCTCGGCTTCATGGGTGACCCGTTCGACGTACGGGACCCCACCGTGCTGCTGCTCCAGTCGCACCTGCCGCCCGGCGGCGACGTGGACAAGGTGCTGCGCACCGTCGACGAGGAACTCGACCGGCTGGCCACCGACGGGCTCGCCGACGGTGAACTCGACCGTATCCAGGCCCGCATGGCCACCCACCTGCTGCGCGATACCGACGCGGTGCTCGGGCGGGCGTTGCAGATGGCCGTCCTCGAACAGCAGCGCGGCGAGCCGGGGCTGCTCAACGAACTACCCCGGCTGGTCGGTGAGGTCACCGAGGAGCAGGTCCGCACGGCGGCGGCGGCCCTGAAGCCGCAGCGCCGGGCATCGATCGAGGTCGTCCCCGGAGGTGGCAAATGA